In Syntrophorhabdaceae bacterium, a genomic segment contains:
- a CDS encoding periplasmic heavy metal sensor yields the protein MKSNILKYILVLSLLLNVSLLGSAVYTHYKEARYHHMAQFSGPHGTLAPFAPYGPGMLFEELSLKPEQMKLFQQKALLFHSALMKKREEVDRLRGSMLALMRADNPDNKAIEATITEINQKQEEMQRTVISHMIEFKSMLNKDQQKKFMDMIENAMGEHREAVCP from the coding sequence ATGAAAAGTAATATTCTGAAATATATCCTCGTCCTTTCCCTGCTCTTGAATGTCTCGCTTCTTGGTAGTGCGGTCTACACCCATTACAAGGAAGCCCGATATCACCACATGGCCCAGTTCTCGGGACCGCACGGCACACTGGCTCCGTTTGCACCCTACGGCCCGGGCATGCTCTTCGAAGAGCTATCCCTGAAACCCGAACAGATGAAGCTGTTCCAGCAAAAGGCACTACTGTTTCACAGCGCCCTCATGAAGAAGAGAGAGGAAGTGGACCGGTTAAGGGGTTCAATGCTCGCCCTCATGCGGGCGGATAACCCCGACAACAAGGCGATCGAGGCTACCATAACTGAGATCAACCAGAAACAGGAGGAGATGCAGAGGACCGTTATCTCCCACATGATCGAGTTCAAGTCCATGCTCAACAAGGATCAGCAAAAGAAATTCATGGACATGATCGAAAACGCGATGGGGGAGCATAGAGAGGCGGTATGTCCATAA
- a CDS encoding ABC transporter permease — protein sequence MNLHYLINELYYQRRRTIAAIVGLSIGVALLIILNSLSAAYRQAAHAPLKEIGADITVQRPGNVPEKLEGSVFPCSAETIRDDQVKKIEGLAGVRGIGKAVLLWVFDPNRAWIVLGIEQQNAVGPATLSRAVTEGRFLEDGKSEALIENSYARQFNIKVGDTISVAKHSYPVVGMIDASRAAKIAVANVYVPLAEAQKLAVDSPQVQSVSPFQQADVNLLFIKADQDKITALAAAIPDIVDKKAAIGTPESFLKLLGNLFALSGKLTMAASLIAIIVAVLITFKTMAGNIAERTREIGVLKAVGWTNRNVVTQLLSESVTQCFLAGMLGLAIALVAAYGLSFMKVNIPIPWEMSPTPHFLPGGGDQIFKTLRLPVHVSWTLATFSVLLCVVIGGLTGTMLGRNIATIKPSEVLRHE from the coding sequence ATGAACCTGCACTACTTGATTAACGAACTTTATTACCAGAGACGGAGGACCATTGCGGCGATCGTTGGGCTTTCCATAGGGGTTGCCCTTCTGATCATCCTCAACTCCCTCTCGGCTGCATATCGGCAGGCCGCGCATGCACCGCTCAAAGAGATCGGGGCCGATATCACGGTGCAACGACCCGGCAACGTACCGGAAAAGCTTGAAGGGTCTGTCTTCCCCTGTTCGGCTGAAACTATACGTGATGACCAGGTAAAGAAGATCGAGGGCCTTGCGGGGGTGAGAGGCATAGGCAAGGCAGTTCTTCTGTGGGTTTTCGACCCGAACAGGGCCTGGATCGTCCTCGGCATCGAACAGCAGAATGCCGTGGGACCCGCAACGCTCTCTCGCGCCGTTACGGAAGGTCGTTTTCTGGAAGATGGCAAATCAGAAGCGCTTATCGAGAACTCCTACGCCCGGCAATTCAATATCAAAGTGGGTGACACAATATCGGTGGCCAAGCACTCCTATCCGGTGGTGGGGATGATAGACGCCTCCAGGGCGGCAAAGATCGCGGTCGCCAATGTGTATGTGCCGTTAGCGGAAGCACAGAAGCTTGCCGTTGACTCTCCTCAGGTTCAGTCGGTCTCGCCCTTTCAGCAGGCAGACGTTAACCTTCTCTTTATCAAGGCCGATCAGGACAAGATTACAGCGCTGGCCGCGGCTATCCCCGACATCGTTGACAAGAAGGCCGCCATCGGTACCCCTGAATCGTTCCTCAAGCTTCTCGGCAACCTTTTTGCTCTCTCCGGCAAACTCACGATGGCAGCCTCCCTGATCGCTATTATCGTTGCTGTCCTCATCACCTTCAAAACCATGGCGGGCAACATCGCCGAGCGGACAAGAGAAATAGGCGTGCTCAAAGCGGTGGGCTGGACGAACCGTAACGTGGTGACGCAGCTCCTGTCAGAGTCTGTAACCCAGTGCTTCCTCGCAGGTATGCTGGGATTGGCAATAGCCCTCGTAGCGGCGTACGGATTGAGTTTTATGAAGGTCAACATCCCGATCCCCTGGGAGATGAGCCCCACCCCGCACTTCTTGCCCGGCGGCGGCGATCAGATCTTCAAAACACTTAGGCTTCCCGTACATGTGTCATGGACTCTGGCCACATTTTCCGTTCTGCTTTGCGTAGTCATAGGGGGTCTCACGGGCACAATGCTGGGAAGAAATATAGCGACAATCAAACCTTCGGAGGTTTTACGACATGAATAA